In Zingiber officinale cultivar Zhangliang chromosome 8B, Zo_v1.1, whole genome shotgun sequence, a single genomic region encodes these proteins:
- the LOC122014813 gene encoding chloroplast envelope quinone oxidoreductase homolog, whose product MAAEKPSTMKAVQYDSYGGGATGLKHVEVPIPSPKKNEALLKLEAAAINPVDWKIQKGMIRPFLPPRFPFTPVSDAAGEVVEVGSGVNSFKKGNKVVGMLSFLNGGGLAEFSVTTMAAMAIRPPEVSPSEAAGLPIAGLTALQSLKALGIKFDTPNNSSNILITAASGGVGHYAVQLAKYAGLHVTATCGARNIELVKSLGADEVVDYKTPEGAKLKSPSDKKYDGVIHCATNIPWSTFEPNLSSSGKVIDITPNFTTIAASILKRITFSKKKLIPLFVVPKSGEMEFLLNLVKEGNLKTVIDSVYPLSKAEEGWAKSISGHATGKIIIEI is encoded by the exons ATGGCGGCGGAGAAACCAAGCACCATGAAGGCTGTACAGTACGACTCCTACGGAGGCGGTGCCACCGGCCTCAAG CATGTTGAGGTTCCTATTCCTTCGCCCAAGAAAAACGAGGCTTTGTTGAAGTTGGAGGCAGCTGCTATAAACCCAGTAGATTGGAAAATCCAGAAAGGCATGATCCGCCCGTTTCTGCCACCCAGATTTCCATTTACCCCCG TTTCTGATGCTGCTGGAGAAGTTGTAGAAGTAGGTTCTGGGGTCAATTCCTTTAAGAAAGGGAACAAAGTTGTTGGTATGCTAAGCTTTCTA AATGGTGGTGGCCTTGCTGAGTTTTCTGTAACAACAATGGCTGCGATGGCCATTAGGCCGCCTGAGGTTTCACCATCCGAAGCTGCAGGCCTACCAATAGCAGGCCTGACTGCTCTCCAGTCACTGAAGGCTCTTGGGATTAAATTTGATACTCCCAACAATTCATCCAATATTCTGATAACAGCTGCCTCTGGTGGTGTGGGGCACTATGCTGTCCAGCTTGCCAAGTATGCAGGACTCCATGTTACAGCAACATGTGGCGCTCGCAATATAGAACTGGTAAAGAGTCTAGGAGCAGATGAGGTGGTGGACTACAAGACTCCAGAGGGTGCGAAACTGAAGAGTCCATCAGACAAGAAGTACGACGGAGTCATCCATTGCGCCACCAATATTCCCTGGTCCACTTTTGAGCCCAACTTGAGCAGCAGTGGCAAGGTCATTGATATAACTCCCAATTTTACAACTATAGCTGCTTCCATTCTGAAGAGGATCACATTTTCAAAGAAAAAGCTGATACCACTGTTCGTGGTACCAAAGTCCGGTGAAATGGAATTCTTACTCAATTTGGTAAAGGAAGGTAATCTCAAGACAGTTATAGACTCCGTATATCCATTAAGTAAAGCAGAAGAGGGCTGGGCCAAGAGCATCAGTGGTCATGCTACAGGGAAGATCATTATCGAAATATGA